The region CCATCTGTCTCGAGCTTTTAGTGTGCCTCCCAATTACAGAGGAGCAGAGTATTGGGAGGAGGCTACCGAAGCTGCCCAGGACCGGAGTAGTAAGGATAAGATTCGAGACCTACACCCCAGCAGGGGCAACAGGATGGAAAGAAGAAGAGGAATAGACTTACCTGATACAAACTCACTGGTCCCATCTCCATCCTGCATTTCTGGGTTCCCTGGCTCAACTGCAGATTCTTCCTCTACAGCAAACAAACACAACACAAATCACATCAACTTCCTGTTATAGTTACGCTCACACAGCAAGTGCAAAGAACTCTAAGAACAtattaaactagtggctctgtgagctgtagacctcgcgagcagagcttaaaactgaataaatgtatggcaaaaatatttattaaaatataggtataaacatacatacatgtaatataaacaaaaaattaaaaagtacatcaaactacaaacaaaaattaaacgaatacgcttaacccgcgcttggtaaataaaaaatacgaaatttttaattttttcaaaataaaaaaataaaataaaaaacaactatacgaaatttaagtataaaaaaaatacaaaagttatgtagcagtatacaattactggggatggaaccagggagctgccgatgcaaacaaaaaagcgaacgtttgcaaaatacgccattatagttcttactaaagctgacgaaatttagctactcattctcaagtaaaaactaaatatctaaataccgccaaaaccagcgatacaaattttctgaatttttggccatttaatctataaacatatctcaaaaggaaaaaactcttataccgatacgactatttgtttaggcgggagctgtcacgactccgccattttgaaaaatttccaaaaaccggatcaacaaaatttttttatttagtcattcgAATTctaattcggtcacaaaatttcacgaaaatcggttaagaattgcgacctgtagaggagaacatccaaacatacaaaagcaaaatgcccgagtcaaaacgtagaccttcgctacgcttcggtcaattactttcaatgaaaatattttaactaagggtctagccgcaatcttatagtgaaactgcccctggctgaagtgtatacctttcttaggtgcgtttatttgtcttattataagatatcgttttaccaaatAAGAGGGTGCCTTCTTCTAGCTAgagtttgaatttttcccatacaaacgtgaaccaccctaaagtaggtaagaaggacggcctgtatgcattagtaagacatttttaccttgttgctccaaatggatttttttacaaaaaatatattttatgccaTAATATATTCtgtattaaataacaaaaaaattgtcgctatctcacaagtattaaaaaaaaagtttaaaaaattaaaaaatatttttaagcctttataaacaagttagaacctcgattttttttttgataatgaactactattaggtacatgtaacatccaaatttcaaaacaatcgaaccactagtttagctacaaaaaaataaaaacgatttttttttaaaaattgtttagctAAACCAAGGGAAttctagccttgaaatttggtaaaacaatatcttataataagacaaataaacgcacctaagaaaggtatactgcacttcagccaggggcagtttcactataggattgcggctagaccctttgCCACTGCTCCTCTGGACgctatttgtaattttaaaacaGTTCAATAGCACAATGCATAGAATATAATAACTATGTGGTGCCGACCAGCAAGCACTGTAGATTAAGGTGTGATTGTAACACTCTTCTGTACAAAATTCAAACAAAATGACTAAACTTGCCTACTTGTTAGATGGGCGGTGTTTGCCTACCTTTGACGTGGCTCGCTCCCTGCAGCCGTGCCTGCAGCTCCGCCTGGCTGCGCTGCACTTGCAGCTTGAAGTCGCTCGCGTCTCGCAGGCGGCCCACGCACATAGAGCAGATGCCGCACGAGCCCGAGCCGCCCACCACCAGCTGCAAGTTCAAATAAACATATCAAAGTTTTCACAATTTGTGGTTTGTGTAGGTAGAATAACTAGATGGTTGATTAACAAAGAAAACTAATTATAGTAATCGCAAATAATTGTTTCTAGTCTTCAAATTATTGTTCCTATTACTCCACTATTAAAGTTGGTTGTAGTACTTACATGTATATCAAAGCACTCTTTGACCATGACGGCATATATCTCCGTTTTGCCGAGATGTGTGTACGGCGTCGTCAGGTCCTTGTCCGCGGGACACCACAGGCAGCAGCGACACGCGTGCGTCACGTCCATCACGGGAGCCGTGCGGTGCGCAAGAATGCTCCGATGGACTCAAAACAAATACCACAACAAGAGGAGCGTACAGTGCTATTAGAGAAATATCTATCAGCCTCTAGGGTCCCTTGGCCCTTTGCCAGAGTCAGTTAGAAGTACAGATAATTAGCAAGAAAAAACAGCGCATGAGCCATGTATGGGCGACGAGCGCACAAACACCACGAACTActaataaaacataaataaaaagctACGTGACGAGCGCCATGTGAGCGTACCCGCGTCATGAACATGTCGTACTCCCATGacattgacagtgacagctaGCGTAGGCGAAGGGTACGTTCAGAAAAAGTAATTAGCATAAAGCTACAACAGACGGGGTTACCTGACCGTGATATTGGTCCGAAGCCTGttagttaaatatttaaaggCTATATAGTCCAGTACGATGAGTTAGATGCCAATTTATTTTCTGGGCTCCCACGTGCCAATGTTTCAGAGTTTTCGGACCAAgttcgcggtccggtacgcccgtctgttatAACTTTTAGATTTACTACTTTTTCTGAACGTTCCGTTCGCCTCCGCTATCCTATCTCACCTATCTGTTCCATAACTGTTTAAAATAAACACCTATCTGTCAATACTCAATTCCATGATTTCCATATTCATTTTCATTCTTTTTTCATTGTTAACTGCAGTGGTCATGTCatttttctttataaataatgttttgttGATACTTATTCTGTACTGACTCTGGCATAGGCCCTAGAGGCTGCTGTTTCTCTCATATTTAATACTGTACGCTCGTCTTGTTGTGGTATTTGTTTTGAGTCCATTGGAGGAGCATTCTTGCGCACCGCACGGCTGCCGTGATGGACGTGAAGCACGCGTGTCGCTGCTGCCTGCGGTGTCCGCCGGACAAGGACCTGACGACGCCGTACACACATCTCGGCAAAACGGAGATATATGCCGTCATGGTCAAAGAGTGCTTTGATATACATGTAAGTACTACAACCAACTTTAATAGTGGAGTAATAGGAACAATTATTTGCGGTTACTATAATTAGTTTTCTTTGTTAATCAATGTACTATTAAACTTGCAGCTGGTAGTGGACGGCGCGGGCTCGTGCGGCATCTGCTCTATGTGCGTGGGCCGCCTGCGAGACGCGAGCGACTTCAAGCTGCAAGTGCAGCGCAGCCAGGCGGAGCTGCAGGCACTGCTTGTTAAAGGTTGGCTTTAACAACCCATTTTAATTATCTGTACTTCATGTGTGTTTGATGTTTCAAGAGAATAATGAtccaaattaaaattttattttgaaaatcacaaTAAATGTTACTTATATATGCAACTACACAATCTATCAGTCTATATTCTATGAGGAGGCTGACCAAGCAGCAAAACTTGCAATAACCGACGGTATTCCATTGCGTTGTCTCCCAGTGCACAGCGAAGTACTAGGTAAAGttagggttattattatttaagcttCATTTGTTCTACAGTCAggattgttatattattttattttattaactttgttTTGGGGCTGACTGCAGATCCCATCTGCTGGGTGAAAGCCTCCTCACTTTTTCTCCACTCATCCCTGTCTTGGGCTTTTTGAAGCCAATCTCCAAAAAAAAAGCCTAAAGTTAGGGTTAGTTGCAGACAAATTTGGAAGGAATACTTTGATGAGTGCTCGCTTACTAAAGGAATTTGGTACAGAACAACTCAATGGCAGCCCCCTCAGGTCCCATGGTTTGACAAAAAACTATATAGGAAACAGGTAGTATCACTCCTTAGGTTTCGTTCCGGGCACATTCCATCAAACAAATTCAAGCACCTGATGAAACTTGCTGCAACACCAAACTGCTCTGAGTGTGATAAAATAGAAGACGTCCATCATGTGTTGACGGAATGTGTCCTCAACGAGGCGCTGAGGAGTGACATGACATTTATCAAAACTACCAACTTAGGGAGTTGCAACGTCGTCCTGGCATTACCTCTATCGGACGAGGCCAGGATGATGTGCaacctatacttaaaaataatgtagttgTGTAAGTAATGCTACGCTCTTACATTACTACTTGATCTCACTACAGGGGTGACATAGTCACTGCGTGACAAAACCCCTTTAATCGCCTTTAGTCATTTTGCTTCAGTTTAAGAatactttttaaactttttagggtttcaaACCCTATTACCAAAGgtaatattacctattaacaAACTGTCCGTCAGCAGACTCTCAAGAACTAGAaggtagacagttgaaaatgTCTTAGTTCATTTTATTATGATCAACTCAGTAgtatttattaataacagagattaaataacaaattatccAAATCAAAAATCTAAtcctaaattagcctgaggcactgttcccaggacactgggcgcgttccccctctgcacagtgaCGCTGAGTTTTTGGGCAAAAAATGCGCCAGCTCGTAGGTGGCCAGACACAGAGACTAGTTTGGTAGAAATTTCTTTTACTAGTTTTTTGGTTTCTGACGCCCAAGGACGGAGAGTTTCAATTGCAAGTGCCGCAAATACATAATTAGTTTTTAAGAATGCATATTTGCGACACTTGGCAATTTGGGCGTCGTCTGCTGCCGTCCCTGGCTTCCTGGCAGAGCGCCGGCCATgagatgggggggggggggggcagcgTATCAACACATGTTACATCCCACGCCAGGGGCCGCCCCAGGAACCAAGGGACGACCGAGCAGCCGTCGTCTTTTGCCATTCGCCGCAGATAGACCAACTGGCTCCAGGGTTGCTGGGATGGAGGCGGTACCGAGTGCTCTGCGGATTAGGTCGTTTAGAGCCGTGTCCCTTTAAAATCGGCCGGCGCTTGATTGGCAGTGGAGTTTGTGGTGCCCATAAgcgttttattattaaataacattGTTTGTGTTGTTCAGCGGAGTCTGCGGTCAAATCTGAGCAGGCTGATGATGATTCCGTGTTCGATGTGTTATGTAAGTAGTTCTCTGTTgacataattttaatatagaACTATAAAGACTCTGAGCTTGTGGTAGTAATTAGTGTGTTATGTGAGGatatttaaaaatgaaaaacaTAATGGAGGGGTCAGCTTTTCGCAAAACCTTTTTTATGCTGTTTTGATGCACTATTGTTGTTAATAATTAAATGACATTGCAAACTGTTTAGTAAAGTCGATTTTTCCATTAAAGATTATACAAGTGGCACTGCACCGATGTGTGGTTACCGGACTCTTTGTGAATGCTGTGTTTGTTTAGTCTGTAGTTTATGTAGTATATGTGCAGGGTGCATAAAGGAAAGTCACACGTCCGTTCAGTAGGCGATTTATTATGAGACTGGCGGTAGGTCCATAACTCGTTACGTATATACATATCATTACTCTCTtcttaaacataaacataaatagtcttaaaaaaaaagaaaaacttcaATCTCAGTCGGCCAACAAAACTCTTatcatttaagtacctatccacCATTATCACCGTTatacattttaacaaataagTAACTATCTCTTACTCTCTTCTTAATATgtactacataaaaaaaaactgtatctACACGTCACAATGCTAAACTGGAGTGCAACATATGTAAATAGTTAACATCTTACTTTTTATCGGTAACTAAACAAGGTCATCGTAAATCGGAATGCAGATCAGCTGGTGAGCTGTAGGCATAGGAACgtacataggtaagtataacatttaattaagttGTTTACTCTCGCAGAAGGGTTACTGACCTTCCTGTAGATCAACGTATTTAAGTATGGCATTGATTCTAAACAGTAATATAGGTAGTATAACTTCaacaatttaaatataggtaaatattcatctacacacatgtaacaaaagaaaaagttttaacaaagaaacatttattttatgataccCAATTAACAACGTATCAGTAGGTTaacctaaataattaattatttacttactactatttagataggtaatttattattgTCACACAACTAACTATTTGTGATCCTTATTGCCACGAGGTAAGGTAGGTATATCAATGGTAAGATTACTTATTGCTTGTAATAGGTATCGTGATAAaatcctaaaaacaaaattacctaactaaaatttatatttcggTGGATTTAAAAGCCGGCACTCCCTAACATGGCGGGGTTGAGGCGGTTCCGGTGTCGGCAAGGGCGACGATTGGGGATCATTACTGGGACCAGCGGTAGGTGATGGCGGTGTACTGTGTCGCGTGCTTCCGGGTGTGATGAGCTTGCGCGCCGGAGTATCTGGCGGTGTCGCCGATGATCCCGCTTGACCTGGCGTACTTGGAGTGACTGCAGCCTCTTTAGCCGTGCTCCCTTGTTCCGATGGTCTGCCCTGTGGTAAGAGTAAAGCTGATGGATCTGGTGGACACACTAAAACACCTGAACGCCGCTTTAGCTGATCGACGTGCCTATGGGACCCCCTGCCTAAGCTATCTAACACTGTGTAGTCGGTTGTTCCCTCTCTCCGTAATATCTGGCCCGGTGTCCATTTGGTGTCGCCCTGGTATTGCCGTGCCCAAACGAGTTCGCCCGGCTGAAATACACGTTTTATACCTGCAGTACTAGACATTTGTTTCTTTTGGGACTCGCGCGCCTTTTTCTCACAATCTGGTCTAATAGCATCTAATTTTGTACGTATTTGCCTACCCAGCATTAATGCCGCCGGACTTTCACCCGTTGTGCAGTGTTCGGTGTTCcgataatgtaataaaaatgtattgattgcaatatttatattttgctttTGCCTAACAGCTTTTTTAATAACCTTTTTGATAGTGCGCACGGCATTTTCCGCTGCTCCGTTCGATGCCGGGTGATATGGCGCAGAAAACAAATGTTCAATACCATTAGTTGTCAAATATGCCGCAAATTCCCTACTAGTAAACGGCGGTCCATTATCTGATACAAATTGTCTTGGCAGACCCCAACGAGCGAAAGCTTCGCTTAGTTTTTCAATTGTATTACACGCGGAAGTGCTACATCGGGGGAAGACCTCCAACCATTTTGATCGTGCATCCACCAAAATGAGATAAGTTTCCCCACCTATAGGGCCTAAAAAATCGGCGTGCACCCTGGACCACGCTCTCGCCGGGAATGGCCACGCCGCGGGCCCGTGTGCCGGGGCGGCGCGTCGGCCTCGGCCGCGCACACCGTGCACGCGCGACACATGGCCTCCACGGCCTCATCGACGCCGGGCCACCATACATAACTCCTTGTGAATGCTTTAGTTTTCACAATCCCCATATGACTTTCATGCAATAGGGCCAATACTTTTTTCTGACAGCTCTGTGGTATTACAACGCGATGGCCCCACATAACACATCCTAATTCCTCATAAAGTTCGCCTTTCCTGTTATGATAAGGGCGTAAATTATCTATTTCTATCTCAGGTGGCCAACTCGATCGTAAATAACTTAAAACCCGACCTAAAATTGGATCTCGTTGAGTTTGTGTTTTGATGTCGTGGTAGTCCAACAacatttcattttgtacaaaatGCAAATAGGTTTGCTCTGGAGGTGGGCCATCCATAGACGTCGCATTTTTAACCGGTACCGGCAAGCGCGATAACCCATCGGCGCCGTTCGCGTCTGTCCTCACGTATTCTATGTCGTAGGTATAAGCAGACAGCTTGATCGCCCACCTTTGCAATCTACTCGCTACCATAGCAGGGATACCTTGTTTTGGACCAAATATACTAACTAGGGGTTTATGATCAGTCCTTAACACGAAACGCCTACCATATAAAAACTGATGCAATTTTTCAAAACTAAACACAATCGCTAAAGCTTCTCTGTCGATTTGCGAATAATTACGCTCCGCGTCGTTAAGTGAGCGCGAGACATAAGCGACcggccgctccgccgccgcgccccgCCGCGCGCcgacgccggcgccggcgcagggTTGGGTCAACACGCCGGAAATTCCGCGCGAACTAGCATCTGCCGTAAGAATCAGGGGTTTGTTTTGATCGTAATGCATCAATACTTCGGCGCTTATTAATACCTGCTTAATTGTTTTAAATGCATTTTCACATTGTTTACCCCATTTCCACGCTACACCCTTCCTAAGCAAGTCATATAAAGGCGACAATATGGTGCTTAACTTTGCCACGAACCTAGCATAGAAGTTGACGACGcctaaaaatgattttaacTCTGTTATGTTCTGTGGTCGTGGAATTTTAACAATTGCCTCAATCTTGGCCGGGTCGGCTTTAATGCCATCTTTAGAAATAATAAAACCTAAGTACTTCACTTCTTCAGTAAAAAAGaaacatttacttttttttagtttcatgcCATGACTATGCAATCTCTGTAAAACCTTGTCCAATGTCACTAAATGCGATGCCACGTCTGGTGTGCCTATTAAAATGTCGTCTAAAAATACCTCTACGTGTGGAATATCCTTTAGTAAATTAGCCATGATTCTCTGAAAAATACCTGGACTAGAAGATAGACCGTAGACCAACCTATTGTACTTAAACAATCCCCTATGCGTGTTAATAACCGTATACTGCTTCGAATTATCTAGTTCTACCTGATTATACGCTTGAGTTAAATCAATTTTCGAGAAAACGCGAGCCCCATTCAGCCTTACTAATAAATCATCAATTTTTGGAAGCGGGTACCTATCGATCAGCAAATTCGGGTTCAgagttattttgtaatcggcacaAATCCTTAATCCACCATCAGCTTTACGTACCGGCACTAGGGGCGTGGCCCACTCGGAAGTGTCGACGGGCTCGATGACTCCGCTGCGCAGCATCTCGTCCAGCTCGTGGTCCACCCGGTCGCGCAGCGCGTACGGCAGCGGCCGCGCGCGACAGTACACCGGTGCCGCGCCCTCCTTCACGCGAAGAGTCGCCTTGCCGCCCGTAAACCGCCCCAACCCGCCGCTGAATAGCTCCTTATACCTGTCGAGTAATTTACACAGTTCATCATTACTCACAGTTTGACAGTTAAATACTGGGATCTTAATCCCTAGCTCCCTTAGCCATTGTCGGCCTAACAAAGATGTTGTACCCCCTTGTACAACAAACAGTTCTAAGGTTTTTAATTTCCCTTCGTAAACAACATCTGGTCTTATAACTCCTAACGGTTTAAATTTACTCCCATCAATAAATGTAAATGTCAAATTGAATGGCTTAATCGGCCtatgcctaaaatatttataatagttttCCTTGCTAATGCAGGATATCGGGGAACCTGTGTCTATTTCCATTTCTAACATGATGTTGTCTACGTGCATAGACATGCTTACCGCACTGTAGTCGTTCAAGCAGAGATGATGCAAATTTTCTTCAAAATCAGTTTCCGACGAATTGTCCTCGTCGGCCCCTGGAGTCTCATTTTGTGCCGCCTGGACGTGGTGAAAGGCGCGCCGAGAGCCGCgaccgcccgcgcccgcgccgcgcctgGCGCCGCCCGAGCTGCGCCCCCTGGTAGCACCCTGGCCGCTAGCTGCGTCCCAAGACGGGCACACCCGCCTTAGATGCCCCACGCACCCACACTTGCTGCACGTGAAATTTTTATAGCGGCAACCAGCTTCACGGTGGCCTTCCCGTCCACAAACTGCACATCTGGAGCCATTGTTAGGCATATTGCTGGTGCTGGTACTGTTATTCTGTCGGTTATTGCCTCTATTTCCGCCACGTGGTCCCGGTGTGATTGAATTTACGGCCGCCATGTCCGATCTGGCAACGTTGCTCTCGCTCGCACTTGGGCGTTCTACAGTCGCTGCGTCCCTCTCCGCCGCTTCCAACGAGAGCGCAAGGCTTACCGCTTTTGAATAGGTCAAACTTTTCTCGGCAAAAAGGCGTTGTTTGATAGTGTCGTTTTTTAATCCACACGTAAACTGATCACGGAGATTGTCCTCTAATGACGTATCAAACTCGCAATGTTTGGACAATTTCTTGAGCTCCGTGAGGTATTGAGCCACGGTTTCCTCTTCGCCCTGACGCCGCAGCCGGAAACGATACCTCTCGGCCATAAACGAAGGCTTGGGTTCCACATGATCTTGCATGATCTTAACGACATCTGCGTATTTCATGTCCGCGGGCTTCTTAGGGCTAGTTAAATTTCTCAATAACTCGTACGCGTCCGTGCCCATGACTGCTATTAACGTTGGTAGTTGCACCTCCGCTTTAATGTCGTTTGCTTTAAAATACATCTCCAAACGCTCGATGTACTGTGTCCAACTGCCAGAAGTTACTTCGAAAGCCTTAATCTTCCCAACCGACATTTTTTTGTACCACGTGTATTATCCACCACAAACTAACCGCTCTCAAATCAGTTAAATATTTACACACCACTATCAcagtaataaaaacaatattgtaTTTTTGCACGCATCAATAGTccatattattttaatcgtcGATCGCCAATGTAGTATATGTGCAGGGTGCATAAAGGAAAGTCACACGTCCGTTCAGTAGGCGATTTATTATGAGACTGGCGGTAGGTCCATAACTCGTTACGTATATACATATCAGTTTATATAATTAAGTTTCGCTTCAGACGAGGAGCCCATACTGGTGGAGCAGTCGGAGGTCGGAGAAGAGCAAAGCAAGGAACTCATGGGTCAGTTCATATCTTGATATCATATTGTAAagtgaaatttattttgttaaataagtatttgttactgttttgaaataaacaatttatttcttTCATACCACACATTTTTAGTACAATAAAtattctattaaatatttaagtaggtacatgtaacACGTCTCCTTGTTATTGTTCCAGATGTAGACCCGCTCGTCAAGTCGGAGACGGGTGATGTGATGAGTGGCGGCGACTCGTCAGCGGCGGGTTAGTGCTGTCATGTTGTCCTGCTCCTCTCCTTCCCGCTACtgtacattcattcattcagggATATC is a window of Cydia amplana chromosome 21, ilCydAmpl1.1, whole genome shotgun sequence DNA encoding:
- the LOC134658230 gene encoding uncharacterized protein LOC134658230, which translates into the protein MDVKHACRCCLRCPPDKDLTTPYTHLGKTEIYAVMVKECFDIHLVVDGAGSCGICSMCVGRLRDASDFKLQVQRSQAELQALLVKAESAVKSEQADDDSVFDVLCK
- the LOC134658050 gene encoding uncharacterized protein LOC134658050; protein product: MQDHVEPKPSFMAERYRFRLRRQGEEETVAQYLTELKKLSKHCEFDTSLEDNLRDQFTCGLKNDTIKQRLFAEKSLTYSKAVSLALSLEAAERDAATVERPSASESNVARSDMAAVNSITPGPRGGNRGNNRQNNSTSTSNMPNNGSRCAVCGREGHREAGCRYKNFTCSKCGCVGHLRRVCPSWDAASGQGATRGRSSGGARRGAGAGGRGSRRAFHHVQAAQNETPGADEDNSSETDFEENLHHLCLNDYSAV